From Candidatus Manganitrophus morganii, the proteins below share one genomic window:
- a CDS encoding formylglycine-generating enzyme family protein: MSFVRKLIFLFLLLSIPIALFISFFSGQQEVPPEMVLIPAGEFIMGSNEVDTSGNNQAEFGNKKPWYLDEHPERRIFVADFLIDRYEVTNQEYAAFVEQRQRRPPPSWKEGRFPGGQANFPVTDVNWFEAEDYCEWMGKRLPTEAEWEKAARGPHGYLYVWGNQFDATKANVSAGGHGGITPVGRWKEDRSFYGVFDLNGNVMEWVADWYKQYPGGDHQSPDFGELFKIAKGDAFGESGHYSLPIFSRLPFRQNVAPTDRFPFLGFRCAKNG, encoded by the coding sequence ATGTCTTTTGTCAGAAAGTTGATTTTCCTCTTTCTCCTCCTCTCTATTCCAATTGCGCTCTTTATCTCCTTTTTCTCCGGTCAGCAGGAAGTTCCTCCCGAAATGGTCCTCATCCCCGCCGGGGAGTTCATCATGGGGAGCAATGAGGTCGACACCTCCGGCAACAACCAGGCGGAATTCGGAAATAAGAAGCCGTGGTATCTCGATGAACATCCCGAGCGAAGGATCTTCGTCGCCGACTTTCTGATAGACCGATACGAGGTGACGAACCAGGAATATGCGGCGTTTGTCGAACAGCGCCAGCGACGGCCGCCTCCCTCCTGGAAAGAGGGGCGTTTTCCCGGCGGGCAGGCGAACTTTCCGGTGACCGACGTCAACTGGTTCGAGGCCGAGGATTATTGCGAATGGATGGGAAAGCGTCTTCCGACCGAGGCGGAGTGGGAGAAGGCGGCGCGGGGGCCGCACGGCTACCTCTACGTCTGGGGAAATCAATTCGATGCAACGAAGGCCAACGTCAGCGCCGGCGGCCACGGCGGCATTACTCCGGTGGGCCGGTGGAAAGAGGACCGAAGCTTTTATGGTGTTTTTGATCTGAACGGAAACGTCATGGAGTGGGTCGCCGACTGGTACAAGCAATATCCGGGGGGCGATCATCAGAGCCCCGATTTCGGAGAGCTATTCAAGATCGCCAAAGGCGACGCCTTCGGCGAGTCAGGTCACTATTCCCTTCCTATTTTTTCCCGTCTTCCCTTCCGGCAAAACGTCGCGCCGACCGACCGCTTTCCCTTTCTGGGGTTTCGCTGCGCAAAAAACGGATAA
- a CDS encoding cytochrome c3 family protein codes for MRGKFRSSIGVWGLSIVLLITLGTVALSLLGIPFRSPSSAQPTSEPFNEDVSNTKHNLSANPVPNPTLFQELFDPDMERNIKSVDGPQGTTEVCVFCHTPHGASQEGVKIRAPIWNRNLSPAHYQMYDQVWSKSFEAKPNDPGRPTGYSRLCLSCHDGTIALGSLINKPGSGGFDPDGRTPIEMEYPTGQTPAGPPGSIPVGDGATQQATRVLGRDLRNDHPISMRFDTELLSKDHEFVDPGPPIRRPFTQSTPTPLSPLRRATGNSVDVFDSVQCTSCHNPHQVDFPKFLRANRLQSLTFATTQAAKQPGLPGTSAPPQGGGAIICLFCHDKPGWPYNEADLNSHFGDRQTGQFDDSRLKPGATNLHNNETPAVAERACLICHDPHTRQGAVRIMREGVDHFGNVAIEQTCFQCHQPQETSILQAPTRAPDIMTQFFKDREGNGSHGVSPTGSAMDLNLALGHQPVFVDLPTEGVQLGSDNRLPSFFGGPFSEPANNKILTENAPPTPDTSHVECVDCHNMHRVTRRNRFQGMPGVTIRSGIVASTLKSVDERREPYIYEVCLRCHGNTFNNHVREALFTAVGTGKVVQARGNSPVNPALGVNAHGSNKRKEFDPTSVPFYLENFRIQPADPLERLIPDRNPPRFNHSFHPVFQPGRNQSGVLNNYTLNMSVPTQQGQFLGRMGLSREKTIHCTDCHNTDLFGTYLGGALPLNRIFGAFGFPSLTSCWDGSQNVSCPDYPGPITFDDTRGTAYRRPTDVPPDIPVNPEATRTASLNDPNTAQGPHGSIYKRILRANYDTKVGTSETALIGDTVTNVGRGNARNTYNPQNFALCYNCHAEAAFITPAWTDSGTGVENCRRDPVTNAFIPPAARLTNFYRCGTNNVDGQNSGGNLHMLHLVGRTNARCHECHNNVHSNVEAGNTLYVGLNDPTFVQENPGHNLDTHLINFQPNIKGSTELGRFEDQPMWGFGRMVNGPGSPFDDYQSQGHRGPGCNLRCHGFNMRHNYDAHSVINGQK; via the coding sequence ATGAGGGGAAAGTTTAGATCAAGTATCGGCGTTTGGGGATTATCGATCGTCCTCCTCATCACATTGGGGACGGTCGCCCTGTCGCTCCTCGGCATTCCTTTCCGCTCTCCTTCCTCCGCCCAGCCGACCTCCGAGCCGTTCAACGAAGATGTCAGCAACACGAAACATAACCTCTCGGCGAATCCGGTTCCGAATCCAACCCTCTTCCAGGAGCTCTTCGATCCCGATATGGAGCGGAACATTAAGTCGGTCGACGGTCCCCAGGGGACGACCGAGGTCTGCGTCTTCTGCCACACCCCGCACGGCGCCAGCCAGGAGGGGGTGAAGATCCGGGCGCCGATCTGGAACCGGAACCTCTCCCCGGCCCATTATCAGATGTACGATCAGGTCTGGAGCAAGTCGTTCGAGGCGAAGCCGAACGATCCCGGCCGCCCGACCGGCTACTCGCGGCTCTGCCTCTCCTGCCACGACGGAACGATCGCCCTCGGCAGCTTGATCAATAAGCCGGGGAGCGGAGGATTCGATCCGGACGGCCGCACTCCGATCGAGATGGAATACCCGACCGGCCAGACGCCGGCCGGACCTCCCGGGAGTATCCCGGTCGGCGACGGCGCGACGCAGCAGGCGACCCGCGTTTTGGGCCGGGACCTTCGGAACGATCATCCGATCTCGATGCGGTTCGACACCGAGCTGTTGTCGAAAGACCACGAGTTCGTCGATCCCGGCCCGCCGATCCGGCGTCCCTTCACCCAGAGCACGCCGACGCCGCTCTCTCCCCTTCGGAGGGCGACGGGGAACAGCGTCGATGTTTTTGATTCCGTCCAGTGCACCTCTTGCCACAATCCGCACCAGGTCGATTTCCCCAAATTCCTTCGGGCCAACCGTCTTCAGTCATTGACCTTCGCCACGACCCAGGCGGCGAAACAGCCCGGTCTGCCCGGCACATCGGCGCCGCCGCAGGGAGGGGGGGCGATCATCTGCCTCTTCTGCCACGACAAACCGGGATGGCCTTATAATGAGGCCGATCTCAATTCACATTTCGGCGACCGCCAGACGGGACAATTCGATGATTCGCGGCTGAAGCCGGGGGCAACCAACCTTCACAACAACGAAACGCCCGCCGTCGCCGAGCGCGCCTGCCTTATTTGCCATGATCCGCATACCCGCCAGGGAGCGGTCCGGATCATGCGGGAAGGGGTCGATCATTTCGGCAACGTGGCGATCGAGCAGACCTGCTTCCAGTGCCATCAGCCGCAGGAGACGTCGATCCTCCAGGCGCCGACCCGCGCCCCCGACATCATGACCCAGTTCTTTAAAGACAGGGAAGGGAACGGCAGTCACGGGGTTTCGCCGACCGGGAGCGCGATGGACCTGAACCTGGCCCTCGGACATCAGCCTGTTTTCGTCGATCTGCCGACCGAAGGGGTCCAGCTGGGAAGCGACAACCGGCTTCCCTCTTTCTTCGGCGGCCCTTTTTCCGAGCCGGCCAACAACAAGATTCTCACCGAGAACGCCCCGCCGACCCCCGACACTTCCCATGTCGAATGCGTCGATTGCCACAACATGCATCGGGTCACCCGGCGGAATCGGTTCCAAGGGATGCCGGGGGTCACGATCCGGAGCGGCATCGTCGCATCGACCTTGAAGTCGGTCGATGAGCGTCGCGAGCCGTACATCTATGAAGTCTGCCTCCGCTGCCACGGGAACACCTTCAACAACCATGTCCGGGAGGCCCTCTTTACCGCGGTCGGCACCGGCAAGGTCGTCCAGGCGCGCGGCAACAGCCCGGTCAATCCGGCGCTCGGCGTCAACGCGCATGGGAGCAACAAGCGGAAGGAGTTCGATCCGACCTCCGTCCCCTTCTATCTAGAGAACTTCCGTATTCAGCCGGCCGATCCGCTGGAGCGACTGATCCCTGATAGGAATCCACCCCGATTTAATCATTCGTTTCACCCGGTCTTTCAACCGGGGAGAAACCAGTCGGGGGTCTTGAACAATTACACACTCAACATGTCGGTTCCGACGCAGCAGGGACAGTTCCTCGGAAGAATGGGACTCAGCCGGGAGAAGACAATCCATTGCACCGACTGCCACAACACCGATCTTTTCGGGACCTACCTGGGGGGGGCGCTTCCTTTGAATCGGATCTTCGGCGCCTTTGGATTCCCGTCGTTGACCAGCTGTTGGGACGGCAGTCAAAACGTGAGCTGTCCTGACTACCCCGGGCCGATTACCTTCGACGATACACGGGGGACCGCTTACCGGCGGCCGACCGATGTTCCTCCCGATATTCCGGTGAATCCGGAAGCGACCCGAACGGCGAGCCTCAATGATCCGAACACGGCCCAGGGGCCGCATGGATCGATCTATAAGAGGATCTTGCGGGCCAACTATGACACGAAGGTGGGGACATCCGAAACGGCGTTGATCGGCGACACGGTCACAAACGTCGGCCGCGGCAACGCGAGGAATACCTATAATCCTCAGAATTTCGCCCTCTGCTACAACTGCCATGCCGAGGCGGCGTTCATCACCCCCGCCTGGACCGATTCCGGAACGGGAGTGGAGAACTGTCGTAGGGATCCTGTCACCAACGCATTCATCCCTCCCGCGGCGCGGCTGACGAATTTCTATCGCTGCGGAACCAACAATGTCGATGGACAAAATTCAGGGGGCAACCTTCACATGCTTCACCTGGTAGGGCGGACGAATGCCCGCTGCCATGAATGCCACAACAACGTCCACAGCAATGTGGAGGCCGGAAACACCCTCTATGTTGGTTTGAATGATCCCACTTTTGTTCAAGAGAACCCGGGCCACAACCTCGATACCCATCTCATCAACTTCCAGCCGAATATAAAAGGGAGTACAGAACTTGGGAGGTTTGAAGATCAGCCGATGTGGGGATTTGGTCGCATGGTCAACGGGCCGGGAAGCCCCTTTGACGATTATCAAAGCCAAGGTCATCGCGGTCCCGGTTGCAACCTCCGGTGTCACGGATTTAACATGAGGCACAATTATGATGCCCACTCCGTCATCAACGGCCAGAAGTAG
- a CDS encoding 6-bladed beta-propeller, whose product MRGKRLKSRGALRNPLIGIILLGLVACAGAPVEKPPAIFWPEPPDPPKITFVQNLTQPKDVGVKPSWFKKVIHFLFGERQAPYVIRPSGVTVDEEGGVYIGDTGLQVVHYFNGKNHEYRQYFRLPEPYGRLKNPIGVAIDGSKRLYVTDADLNRVFVYDQEGEPVRIIGREGEMERISGIAIDRSRERLYVVDTMGHRILVYSLEGEKQGEIGKRGVGNGELNFPTYATVDHDGRLYVSDSLNFRVQVFDAEGQFQSQIGSLGATLGQFSRPKGIAVDGANHLYVVDTLYDNVQIFNSSGELLLHFGRSGVEPGFFWLPSGIAVDREGKIYVADSYNQRVQVFQLLEDKVVPSS is encoded by the coding sequence GTGAGGGGGAAAAGATTAAAATCAAGAGGAGCGCTTCGAAACCCTCTGATCGGGATCATCCTGTTGGGATTGGTCGCTTGCGCGGGGGCGCCTGTCGAGAAGCCGCCGGCGATTTTTTGGCCGGAGCCCCCCGATCCGCCGAAGATTACATTTGTTCAAAACCTCACGCAGCCGAAAGATGTCGGGGTGAAGCCCTCTTGGTTTAAAAAAGTGATTCATTTTTTGTTCGGGGAGCGGCAAGCCCCCTACGTGATTCGCCCCTCCGGTGTGACGGTGGATGAAGAGGGGGGGGTCTATATCGGCGATACCGGGTTGCAGGTGGTCCATTATTTCAACGGGAAGAACCATGAATACCGGCAGTATTTCCGGCTTCCGGAGCCGTATGGGCGGTTGAAGAATCCGATCGGTGTGGCAATCGACGGATCGAAGCGGCTTTACGTCACCGATGCCGATCTCAACCGGGTCTTCGTCTACGATCAGGAAGGAGAGCCGGTCCGGATCATCGGCCGGGAGGGGGAGATGGAGCGGATCTCCGGAATCGCGATCGATCGGTCGCGCGAGCGGCTCTATGTCGTCGATACGATGGGTCATCGGATCCTGGTATACAGCCTCGAGGGGGAGAAGCAGGGAGAGATCGGAAAGCGAGGGGTCGGAAACGGCGAGCTGAATTTCCCGACCTACGCCACCGTCGATCACGACGGCCGGCTCTACGTCTCCGACTCGCTGAATTTCAGGGTTCAGGTGTTCGATGCAGAGGGGCAATTCCAATCGCAGATCGGGAGCCTGGGGGCGACGCTGGGACAATTTTCCCGGCCGAAGGGGATCGCGGTGGACGGGGCGAACCATCTTTACGTCGTCGATACCCTTTATGATAATGTCCAGATCTTCAATTCGTCGGGAGAGCTTCTCCTTCATTTTGGAAGGTCGGGGGTGGAGCCGGGCTTCTTCTGGCTCCCCTCCGGAATCGCCGTCGATCGGGAAGGAAAAATTTACGTCGCCGATTCGTACAACCAGCGGGTCCAGGTGTTTCAGCTGCTGGAGGATAAGGTTGTCCCATCGAGTTGA
- a CDS encoding SurA N-terminal domain-containing protein: MRREEIGIGREKSELRTGKLLKPFFWILSSGFCLLFLPQVLLADDAAPVAEVNQVPITADSVEEGVRNYLRQIGHKELSPPRMMSLRKEVLGRLIDEELIYQEALKQGEKIAPEEIEAEVDRIRKRFAAEDDFNAALVREGLTLEEVRQGVRRFILVRKMWNEISPSDEAGKKNWLEGVRKKSEIKIY, translated from the coding sequence GTGAGAAGAGAGGAGATCGGAATCGGGCGAGAGAAATCAGAACTCAGAACAGGGAAGCTCCTAAAGCCGTTCTTCTGGATTCTGTCTTCCGGATTCTGTCTTCTTTTCCTCCCGCAGGTTTTGCTTGCGGATGACGCCGCGCCGGTCGCGGAGGTCAACCAGGTTCCGATTACGGCAGACTCGGTCGAAGAAGGGGTCCGGAATTATCTTCGCCAGATCGGCCACAAAGAACTTTCCCCTCCGAGGATGATGAGCCTACGCAAAGAAGTGCTGGGGCGGCTCATCGACGAGGAGTTGATTTACCAGGAAGCGCTGAAGCAGGGGGAGAAGATTGCTCCCGAGGAGATCGAAGCGGAGGTGGACCGGATCCGAAAGCGGTTCGCCGCCGAGGACGATTTCAACGCGGCGTTGGTCCGAGAGGGACTCACCCTCGAAGAGGTCAGACAGGGGGTGCGTCGGTTTATTTTGGTTCGGAAAATGTGGAATGAAATTTCTCCGTCCGACGAGGCGGGGAAAAAGAATTGGTTGGAAGGGGTTCGGAAGAAATCAGAAATTAAAATTTATTAA
- a CDS encoding cytochrome c3 family protein: MTFKRIQIFILLGSVGFILFLSASAKGGSIIRSRHDLSALNWRGYQNETGPMQGGTFDDLREACVYCHTPHNSSSYAPLWNRELPQERGYQMYSSPNFDSAPRRAPDGISLACLSCHDGSVAVDSVLKPPQFHDIVETGGDYRMTLEGEEGSDACSKCHNRSEGAYGGLSGAHDATVRYFTKDLRDDHAISMVLPSADVDPQFNQPTILKPDGGRMFPNGVQTFAGDKVQCASCHDIHSPDEKNLQGRDPFLRASNRGSALCLTCHQK; encoded by the coding sequence ATGACTTTTAAGAGAATTCAAATTTTCATCTTGTTGGGAAGCGTCGGCTTTATTCTATTTCTTTCCGCTTCCGCCAAAGGCGGCTCCATCATCCGGTCCCGGCATGACCTCTCCGCGTTGAATTGGCGCGGATATCAGAACGAAACCGGCCCGATGCAGGGAGGGACCTTCGACGATCTGCGCGAGGCGTGTGTCTATTGTCATACCCCTCATAACAGCAGCAGCTATGCCCCCCTCTGGAATCGAGAGCTTCCCCAGGAGCGGGGCTATCAAATGTATTCCAGCCCCAACTTCGATTCGGCCCCGCGGAGGGCGCCCGACGGGATCTCTCTTGCCTGCCTTTCTTGCCACGACGGATCGGTGGCGGTCGATTCGGTTCTCAAGCCGCCGCAATTCCACGACATCGTCGAAACCGGCGGTGATTATCGGATGACCCTGGAGGGAGAGGAGGGGAGTGATGCCTGCTCGAAATGCCACAATCGGTCGGAAGGGGCCTACGGGGGGCTCTCCGGCGCTCATGATGCGACCGTCCGCTACTTCACGAAGGATCTGCGGGACGATCATGCCATCTCGATGGTCTTGCCGAGCGCCGATGTCGACCCGCAGTTCAATCAGCCGACGATTTTGAAGCCGGACGGGGGGCGCATGTTTCCGAACGGAGTTCAGACGTTCGCGGGGGACAAGGTCCAGTGCGCCTCCTGCCATGACATCCACAGTCCGGACGAAAAGAACCTGCAGGGGCGGGATCCCTTTTTGAGGGCCTCCAATCGAGGGAGCGCCCTCTGCTTGACCTGTCACCAGAAATAA